A portion of the Bacteroides faecium genome contains these proteins:
- a CDS encoding DUF4595 domain-containing protein, giving the protein MKNLFVIGLTLVICAGFTACGNDDDKQEVTLPTIFEGKRITQCESTANGYRNAYSYSNGKLISYSEYEISNKETIEDKYTIDYENNQVRISWKDGNDSEICTYSLNENGFATSAILVTKEDEDVWNTHYTFEYDANGYLIQITEGNDGEEPEIIEIERNDGDVLSFSYDDSQYTYTYTSNINKGGILPVDNGWLNMEAELHIAYYAGILGKPTKHLIASQKDKFGYRSNEETYEYELDADKYVKSCTITDNKGDVSSYNYTFK; this is encoded by the coding sequence ATGAAGAATTTATTTGTAATTGGATTAACTCTCGTAATTTGTGCCGGATTTACGGCTTGTGGTAATGATGATGATAAGCAAGAAGTAACATTGCCAACAATATTCGAAGGTAAAAGAATCACTCAATGCGAATCTACAGCCAACGGTTATAGAAATGCGTATAGCTACAGTAACGGAAAGCTCATCTCTTATAGTGAGTATGAGATTAGTAACAAAGAAACTATTGAAGATAAATATACCATCGATTATGAAAATAATCAAGTTCGAATTTCATGGAAAGACGGCAATGACAGTGAAATTTGCACATACTCCTTAAATGAAAACGGCTTTGCAACCTCTGCAATATTAGTCACTAAAGAAGATGAGGATGTATGGAATACGCATTATACTTTCGAATATGACGCAAATGGTTATCTAATCCAAATTACGGAAGGAAACGATGGAGAAGAACCGGAAATAATAGAAATAGAGCGAAATGACGGTGACGTACTATCATTCAGTTACGATGACAGTCAATATACATATACCTATACTTCAAATATAAACAAAGGCGGAATCCTTCCGGTTGATAACGGCTGGCTTAATATGGAAGCAGAACTTCATATTGCATATTATGCAGGAATCTTGGGTAAACCCACAAAACACCTGATTGCATCACAAAAAGATAAATTCGGCTACAGAAGCAATGAAGAAACCTATGAATATGAATTAGATGCTGATAAATACGTGAAATCCTGTACAATAACAGACAACAAAGGTGATGTTTCTTCCTATAATTATACTTTTAAATAA
- a CDS encoding leucine-rich repeat domain-containing protein, with protein MINKLCNMKHLSLLKKLFFTAITCINIIACSSDNHEIESDIFVEANVARIHVTQAGTLSELMNGYEKNKIEDLTLSGYLNGSDILYLKEELSKTLLKLNLSDAKIVEGGEPYAMVTEKYYTKNDEISDYFFSTHSYPKLQTIHLPKDCTRIGKYSLASLTNLSFVELPNALEEIDNVALYNCLSLKSVIFPSSLLSIGDFCFQNCQELASIQFNNSLQKIGIHAFINCKSLTNVNFPKSLSSIGQSAFDGCSNLSTITISEGITEIQYGTFRNCVNLSSVNLPTSLNAISISAFEGCLSLKTITIPQNVNKIEYNTFQGCNNLQEIHLKGTTPPDISYWSNDYMSHCTLFIPKGSLAAYKKTNYWSLFYDIIEE; from the coding sequence ATGATAAATAAATTATGTAACATGAAACACCTATCTTTACTTAAAAAATTATTTTTTACAGCTATTACTTGTATAAACATAATAGCATGCAGCAGCGATAACCATGAAATTGAGTCTGATATATTCGTTGAAGCAAATGTGGCACGAATCCACGTGACACAGGCCGGGACTTTATCTGAGTTAATGAATGGTTATGAAAAAAACAAGATAGAAGACTTAACATTATCCGGCTATTTGAACGGGAGTGACATCTTGTATTTGAAGGAGGAATTAAGCAAAACATTGCTGAAATTAAATTTATCAGATGCGAAAATCGTAGAAGGAGGTGAACCGTATGCAATGGTAACAGAAAAATATTATACGAAAAATGATGAAATCTCCGATTATTTTTTTTCTACCCATTCATACCCTAAATTACAAACCATCCATCTTCCTAAAGACTGCACACGTATAGGAAAGTATTCATTAGCTAGTCTTACTAATCTTTCTTTTGTAGAGCTACCTAATGCATTAGAAGAAATAGATAATGTAGCATTATATAACTGTTTAAGTCTGAAATCTGTAATTTTTCCTAGTTCTTTACTAAGTATTGGAGACTTTTGTTTTCAAAATTGCCAAGAGCTTGCCTCCATTCAATTTAATAATTCCTTGCAAAAAATAGGTATTCATGCATTCATAAATTGCAAGTCACTTACAAATGTAAACTTTCCCAAGTCATTAAGTTCGATAGGCCAGAGTGCATTCGACGGATGCTCCAACTTATCAACAATAACAATATCTGAAGGCATCACCGAAATACAATATGGCACCTTTAGAAATTGTGTCAATCTTTCATCAGTCAACTTGCCCACTTCACTTAATGCAATATCTATCTCAGCCTTTGAAGGATGCCTCAGTCTAAAAACTATAACTATTCCTCAAAACGTTAATAAAATAGAATATAATACATTTCAAGGTTGTAATAACTTACAGGAAATTCACCTAAAAGGAACAACCCCTCCTGATATTTCATATTGGTCAAATGACTATATGAGTCATTGTACACTATTTATACCAAAAGGTTCACTAGCTGCCTATAAAAAGACAAACTATTGGTCATTGTTTTATGACATCATTGAAGAATAA